In Pseudofrankia saprophytica, one genomic interval encodes:
- a CDS encoding peptidoglycan recognition protein family protein has protein sequence MTVAATRYAPATWRPVRNTSGTMLQPTRGLIPHVQVGNGSLYGMFNNPATEVSSHLWVSKGGALEQYVELDKRAWAQADGNPYWISVECEGYDTEDYTPVQVQRIAELYAWGMAEFGWKAEVTDSVDGYGLGTHRMGGVPWGNHSCPGTIRANRRPDILAAALAMSGDSSTTQARQRYVSMPTLRQGDRGPAVVTLQNALNIIFGHEAPTGDPNRLTPDGAFGPKTVARVGSLQRLNSPYYGPISPDGVVGQESWLKIGYILTGMNRWV, from the coding sequence ATGACCGTGGCCGCCACCCGATACGCGCCCGCCACCTGGCGCCCGGTCCGCAACACTTCCGGCACGATGCTGCAGCCGACCAGGGGTTTGATCCCGCACGTCCAGGTGGGCAACGGCTCGCTGTACGGGATGTTCAACAACCCGGCGACGGAGGTCTCCAGCCACCTGTGGGTGTCCAAGGGCGGCGCGCTCGAGCAGTACGTCGAGCTGGACAAACGCGCCTGGGCGCAGGCCGACGGCAACCCGTACTGGATCTCGGTGGAATGTGAGGGCTACGACACCGAGGACTACACCCCCGTCCAGGTTCAGCGGATCGCCGAGTTGTACGCGTGGGGAATGGCTGAGTTCGGCTGGAAGGCCGAGGTAACCGACAGCGTGGACGGGTACGGCCTCGGCACCCATCGCATGGGAGGTGTGCCCTGGGGCAACCACTCCTGCCCCGGCACCATCCGCGCGAACCGCCGGCCGGACATCCTGGCGGCCGCGCTGGCGATGAGCGGGGACTCCAGCACCACGCAGGCGCGGCAGCGCTATGTCTCGATGCCGACCCTGCGACAGGGTGACCGCGGCCCGGCGGTCGTCACCCTCCAGAACGCACTGAACATCATCTTCGGCCACGAGGCGCCGACCGGCGACCCGAACCGGCTCACGCCCGACGGCGCCTTCGGCCCGAAGACCGTGGCCAGGGTCGGCTCGCTGCAGCGGCTCAACTCGCCGTACTACGGCCCGATCTCCCCGGACGGCGTCGTCGGCCAGGAAAGCTGGCTGAAGATCGGCTACATCCTCACCGGCATGAACCGCTGGGTCTGA
- a CDS encoding LuxR C-terminal-related transcriptional regulator yields MRVVLAEDLALLRDGLIRLLTAYDFEVVEAVDNGPSLVRALTAHRPDVAVVDVRLPPTFTDEGLLAAIEARSRIPGLPVLVLSQDVQPLYARELLASPGGGVGYLLKDRVSDVGQFVDAIRRVAAGGSAMDPEVVAELLTRRSRDEPLRTLTAREREVLGLMAEGRSNAAIAGRLFVTEKAVGKHTNNIFSKLSLPPSADDNRRVLAVLAYLNS; encoded by the coding sequence GTGCGTGTCGTGCTCGCCGAGGACCTGGCCCTGCTGCGTGACGGATTGATCAGGCTGTTGACGGCCTACGACTTCGAGGTGGTCGAGGCGGTCGACAATGGTCCGTCACTGGTGCGCGCGCTGACCGCGCACCGGCCCGATGTCGCCGTCGTCGACGTCCGGCTGCCGCCGACCTTCACCGACGAGGGCCTGCTCGCGGCGATCGAGGCCCGTTCGCGCATCCCCGGCCTTCCGGTACTCGTCCTCTCCCAGGACGTGCAGCCGCTGTATGCCCGCGAGCTGCTGGCCAGCCCCGGAGGCGGGGTCGGCTACCTGCTCAAGGACCGGGTCAGCGACGTCGGCCAGTTCGTCGACGCGATTCGCCGGGTCGCCGCCGGTGGATCCGCGATGGACCCGGAGGTGGTGGCCGAGCTGCTGACCAGGCGTTCCCGGGACGAGCCTCTGCGCACCCTGACGGCTCGCGAGCGCGAGGTTCTCGGGCTCATGGCCGAGGGACGCTCGAACGCGGCCATCGCCGGCCGCCTGTTCGTCACCGAGAAAGCCGTCGGCAAGCACACCAACAACATCTTCAGCAAGCTGAGCCTGCCGCCGTCCGCTGACGACAACCGCCGCGTGCTCGCCGTCCTCGCCTATCTGAACTCTTGA
- a CDS encoding efflux RND transporter permease subunit: MSTPPGPAEPRGPEPADRSDAFWTSVAQQAGKRGGIVAIIAVLLTVGLGFGITQLEFSTDQSNYLNSDSQIAKDNVSYQSLFGGEAMISDLTVDKGKKLTDLFTQHNLAEFDAVTKQLEADPRIVAVITPVTALQFTHNLVTSSDGNPVNSPAGKMLLSAQQRDTDPTSQAKRLQDSIATLTRINQIPPAQQTLSNPAWVDFLLHDNTGKIRTSLLPFFPNDDNAQLVVRLAGNADIKTEGGAASLVEDAMAARHFDNAHVVTTGATVLLRDINDYLRSGFLTLGAIAAALMIGLLLVAFAVRWRLLPLGVVVIGQVWAFGLAGYVGLPLNIVTISGLPVLLGVGIDFAVQLHSRVEEEAQLDRADHPVAETLRRLVPSLALATVAAVVAFLALEFSAVPMIRDFGVLLAIGLPVIVIATILLTSTSLAWRERRKPTPARDYTRGPLGRATVALGSLPRAAAIPLVVIAVALFAGGAVTEGNLKVQTDPQKWVNQGSQVVKDLDYLSDHTGTTSELGVFVQSNNVFDDQTVAFVDGFARQQLAKHHDDLTNASSLVTTVGFLLDVPGAKTVPPTGDDVRAAYQVAPEAIKRSTVNLSNANGDAGALNLIFQTGPRTLEQRAVVVKDIRATVNPPEGVRATPSGLAVVGAGLLDNIGKNRVEFTYFALLGVFLVLLLRYRGPVKALLSVVPVLIAVGLTSLIAWLSGLELSPLTVVSGPLVIALCTEFTTLIVQRHLEERARGRSPREAVDEAAARTGRAFLVSAAAAVIGILVLAFSSLPLLRDFGLLVAVNVAVALLSALVVLPPLLVWMDDRGWVHRPKKGTGPRVPDQPPTGEARTLDPSVPGDALS; the protein is encoded by the coding sequence GTGTCCACACCCCCAGGTCCCGCCGAGCCGCGCGGACCCGAGCCAGCTGATCGCTCCGACGCCTTCTGGACGTCGGTCGCACAGCAGGCTGGGAAGCGTGGCGGCATTGTCGCGATCATCGCGGTCCTGCTCACCGTGGGCCTCGGCTTCGGCATCACCCAGCTGGAGTTCAGCACCGACCAGAGCAACTACCTGAACTCCGACTCGCAGATCGCCAAGGACAACGTCTCGTACCAGTCGTTGTTCGGCGGCGAGGCGATGATCTCCGACCTGACGGTCGACAAGGGCAAGAAGCTCACCGACCTGTTTACCCAGCACAACCTCGCCGAGTTCGACGCGGTGACCAAGCAGCTCGAGGCCGACCCGCGGATCGTCGCGGTGATCACCCCGGTGACCGCCCTGCAGTTCACTCACAACCTGGTCACCAGCTCCGACGGCAACCCGGTGAACAGCCCGGCCGGAAAGATGCTCCTCAGCGCGCAGCAACGGGACACCGATCCCACCTCGCAGGCAAAGCGCCTCCAGGACTCGATCGCGACCCTGACCCGGATCAACCAGATCCCGCCCGCGCAGCAGACCCTCAGCAACCCGGCCTGGGTCGACTTCCTGCTCCACGACAACACCGGCAAGATCCGCACCTCGCTGCTGCCGTTCTTCCCGAACGACGACAACGCCCAGCTGGTGGTGCGGCTCGCCGGCAACGCGGACATCAAGACCGAGGGCGGGGCGGCCTCCCTCGTGGAGGACGCGATGGCGGCGCGGCACTTCGACAACGCGCACGTCGTCACCACCGGCGCCACGGTGCTGCTGCGCGACATCAACGACTACCTGCGCAGTGGGTTCCTCACCCTCGGCGCGATCGCGGCCGCGCTGATGATCGGGCTGCTGCTGGTGGCGTTCGCCGTGCGCTGGCGGCTGCTGCCGCTCGGCGTCGTCGTCATCGGCCAGGTCTGGGCGTTTGGTCTCGCCGGCTACGTGGGCCTTCCACTCAACATCGTGACGATCAGCGGGCTACCCGTACTGCTCGGCGTGGGCATCGACTTCGCCGTCCAGCTGCACAGCCGGGTGGAGGAGGAGGCGCAGCTCGACCGCGCCGACCATCCGGTCGCCGAGACGCTGCGCCGACTGGTGCCGAGCCTGGCGCTCGCGACCGTCGCCGCCGTCGTCGCCTTCCTGGCGCTGGAGTTCAGCGCGGTGCCGATGATCCGCGACTTCGGCGTGCTGCTGGCCATCGGCCTGCCGGTGATCGTCATCGCGACCATACTGCTGACGTCCACGTCGCTGGCGTGGCGCGAGCGACGCAAGCCGACGCCCGCCAGGGACTACACCCGCGGGCCACTGGGGCGCGCCACGGTCGCGCTCGGCTCGCTCCCGCGCGCCGCGGCCATTCCGCTGGTCGTCATCGCGGTCGCGCTGTTCGCCGGTGGCGCGGTCACCGAGGGCAATCTGAAGGTGCAGACGGACCCGCAGAAGTGGGTCAACCAGGGCAGCCAGGTGGTCAAGGACCTCGACTACCTGAGCGACCACACGGGCACGACCAGCGAGCTCGGCGTCTTCGTCCAGTCGAACAACGTCTTCGACGACCAGACGGTGGCGTTCGTCGACGGCTTCGCCCGTCAGCAGCTCGCGAAGCACCACGATGACCTGACCAACGCCTCGAGCCTGGTCACCACCGTCGGCTTCCTGCTCGACGTCCCGGGCGCGAAGACGGTGCCGCCGACCGGAGACGACGTCCGCGCGGCCTACCAGGTCGCCCCCGAGGCGATCAAGCGCAGCACGGTGAACCTCTCGAACGCGAACGGCGACGCCGGCGCACTCAACCTGATCTTCCAGACCGGCCCGCGCACGCTCGAGCAGCGCGCGGTCGTCGTCAAGGACATCAGGGCGACGGTGAACCCCCCGGAGGGTGTGCGGGCCACTCCGTCGGGCCTCGCTGTGGTCGGCGCCGGGCTACTGGACAACATCGGGAAGAACCGGGTCGAGTTCACCTACTTCGCGCTGCTGGGCGTCTTCCTGGTGCTGCTGCTGCGCTACCGCGGACCGGTCAAGGCACTGCTGTCGGTGGTGCCGGTCCTGATCGCGGTCGGGCTCACCTCGCTGATCGCCTGGCTGTCCGGCCTGGAGCTCTCGCCGCTGACCGTCGTCAGCGGTCCGCTGGTCATCGCGCTGTGCACCGAGTTCACCACGCTGATCGTTCAGCGCCATCTCGAGGAGCGGGCCCGCGGGCGCTCGCCGCGGGAGGCGGTCGACGAGGCGGCGGCGCGTACGGGGCGGGCCTTCCTCGTGTCCGCGGCCGCGGCGGTCATCGGCATCCTGGTGCTGGCGTTCAGCTCGTTGCCGCTGCTGCGGGACTTCGGCCTGCTGGTCGCCGTCAACGTCGCGGTTGCCTTGCTGTCCGCCCTGGTCGTGCTGCCGCCGCTGTTGGTGTGGATGGATGACCGCGGCTGGGTCCACCGCCCGAAGAAGGGCACCGGCCCGCGGGTGCCTGACCAGCCGCCGACGGGCGAGGCCCGGACGCTGGACCCCTCGGTCCCCGGCGACGCGCTTTCCTGA
- a CDS encoding MFS transporter: protein MERQANRDDAPGAPRTAPEPDAASTPAAGGEPVSRWAALAGYAAVAACTQMLWLTYAPITTDAAKHYHVSEGAIGTLANVFPLLYVVLGIPAGKLLDRSFRTWLAVGAVLTAAGGLARLAGGGFGAAIAGQLLVAVAQPLVLGAVTTLAGGYLAHRHRATGIALGSASLFVGMICAFVLGAAVGADRMTTLLTVQAVLAVAAALAVLAVLRHPGPFTDEAESTVAGGTAPGSARPGAVRRLWGDGRVRRLVILVTLGFGVFIALTTWLQALLEPAGVSADAAGALLLGMVVAGTVGSAVLPSWAARRSRRTAVVRLSVAVTVVGCVALAAAPGVLTAAVAVSAIGLLLLADLPVLLEVAETRQGGDTATLAALVWLAGNAGGVVASLAVQGLLDHPAIAFTLLAVVITAGLPLLREPWLDAPMTAGVLDDVPGVGVGADADADVSRA from the coding sequence GTGGAGCGGCAGGCCAACCGTGACGACGCACCCGGCGCCCCCCGGACGGCACCCGAACCCGACGCCGCGAGCACGCCGGCGGCGGGTGGCGAGCCCGTGAGCCGCTGGGCAGCGCTGGCCGGTTACGCCGCGGTCGCCGCCTGTACCCAGATGCTCTGGCTTACCTATGCGCCCATCACGACGGACGCGGCGAAGCACTATCACGTGTCCGAGGGCGCGATCGGAACGCTGGCTAACGTCTTCCCGCTGTTGTACGTCGTTCTCGGGATTCCAGCAGGCAAGCTGCTGGACCGGTCGTTCCGCACCTGGCTCGCCGTCGGCGCGGTGCTCACCGCAGCGGGCGGCCTCGCGCGGCTCGCGGGCGGCGGGTTCGGCGCGGCCATCGCCGGGCAGCTGCTGGTGGCCGTCGCACAGCCACTGGTCCTGGGCGCGGTGACGACGCTCGCCGGCGGCTACCTGGCGCACCGGCACCGGGCGACCGGCATCGCCCTCGGGTCGGCATCGCTGTTCGTCGGCATGATCTGCGCCTTCGTGCTCGGCGCGGCCGTCGGCGCGGACCGGATGACCACCCTGCTCACCGTCCAGGCGGTGCTCGCCGTCGCCGCGGCGCTGGCGGTGCTGGCCGTGCTCCGCCACCCCGGACCCTTCACCGACGAGGCCGAGTCGACCGTGGCCGGTGGCACGGCGCCTGGCAGCGCACGACCGGGCGCCGTGCGCCGGCTGTGGGGGGACGGCCGGGTCCGCCGGCTGGTCATCCTGGTCACGCTGGGTTTCGGGGTGTTCATCGCGCTGACGACCTGGTTGCAGGCGCTCCTCGAACCCGCCGGGGTGTCCGCGGACGCCGCCGGCGCGCTGCTGCTCGGGATGGTCGTCGCCGGCACGGTCGGCTCAGCGGTGCTGCCGTCCTGGGCGGCCCGCCGCTCGCGGCGGACCGCCGTCGTACGGCTCTCGGTCGCGGTGACGGTCGTGGGCTGCGTGGCGCTCGCGGCCGCGCCGGGCGTCCTGACAGCCGCCGTCGCGGTCAGCGCGATAGGCCTGCTGCTGCTCGCCGACCTGCCGGTCCTCCTCGAGGTCGCCGAGACCCGGCAGGGCGGCGACACGGCTACGCTCGCCGCCCTCGTCTGGCTCGCCGGCAACGCGGGCGGCGTCGTCGCCTCGCTGGCCGTCCAGGGCCTGCTCGACCATCCGGCGATCGCGTTCACCCTGCTGGCGGTCGTGATCACGGCCGGCCTGCCCCTGCTGCGCGAGCCCTGGCTCGACGCGCCGATGACGGCCGGCGTCCTCGATGACGTTCCCGGCGTCGGCGTCGGCGCCGACGCCGACGCCGACGTCAGCCGTGCCTGA
- a CDS encoding GOLPH3/VPS74 family protein gives MELPDSLPAQLYLLTYNPEKERMDGCVASGYLGPALRAAALLELRRRGRILDEAGKVAPVSGARATGRIGPPGAARGLTLDDPILARVLEQVGASGRQRSWKHWIGKDNRRTTRCARDYLEAGRWIRVDRTRVLGIFPRTVVTVRDPRTVRALINDVRRALRGPTSVDRLDGRDRQLAALGALAEIRVLATWRERRAHKARIGELTASIAPAGHALHKVVQAQKAEHSAGAGG, from the coding sequence GTGGAGCTGCCCGACTCGCTGCCAGCCCAGCTTTACCTGCTGACCTACAACCCCGAGAAAGAACGGATGGACGGCTGCGTCGCCAGCGGCTACCTCGGACCGGCGCTGCGCGCCGCGGCCCTGCTGGAACTGCGGCGGCGCGGCCGGATCCTCGACGAGGCCGGCAAGGTGGCCCCGGTCTCGGGAGCCCGTGCCACCGGCCGGATCGGCCCGCCCGGTGCCGCCCGCGGGCTGACGCTCGACGACCCGATCCTGGCGCGGGTACTGGAGCAGGTCGGGGCTTCCGGGCGCCAGCGCTCCTGGAAGCACTGGATCGGCAAGGACAACCGGCGTACGACCCGGTGTGCCCGCGACTACCTGGAGGCCGGCCGCTGGATCCGAGTGGATCGGACACGAGTTCTCGGGATCTTCCCGCGCACGGTCGTGACCGTTCGCGACCCGCGAACGGTGCGGGCGTTGATCAACGATGTGCGCCGCGCGCTTCGCGGCCCGACCTCGGTGGACCGCCTCGACGGCCGTGACCGCCAGCTCGCCGCGCTCGGCGCCCTGGCCGAGATTCGCGTCCTCGCCACCTGGCGGGAGCGGCGCGCGCACAAGGCCCGTATCGGCGAGCTCACCGCCTCCATCGCCCCGGCCGGCCACGCCCTGCACAAGGTCGTCCAGGCCCAGAAGGCCGAGCACAGCGCCGGAGCCGGAGGATGA